Genomic window (Oryza sativa Japonica Group chromosome 3, ASM3414082v1):
AGTACGGTTTATTTTGCTATTCATCTACTAATGCTTGTGCTTAGCTTTTATCCACAATTTGCTTAACATGCCATCTGTCTGCAGGATAATTAGGAGCTATTTGGTCAATCTGACGTAGGGGTGATGCCTGGAGATAACATTAATTGGAGGCAATGCTTTGCTGAAGCGCCACAAAGATTTGCTGAAGCGCCACAAAGAGCCATTAGGTGATATTTCACTGGGATCATCTCATTATCGATTCCAGTTCCACCAAATGCCGCAAAAATCATTGATGCAATACACTGTAGCACTCTTCATGTTTACTCTAGTTATGTAGTACCAGTACTCTAGTACTCATGAAGTAGGACCTGGGTTCGTAGGCCTCTATGCAAAGGCATTCAACATGCATCGCAGATTTCATTCTGTAAATTGCCTCTCTAAGGTGATGTTTATTCATGCCTAACCTCTATCTGGAATACAACGCGACAATGTTTTGAATGTATATGTCGTTTCTACCATGGCTGCTATTAGGAGTCAGAACTGATTATTTTGCCCCTCCCCCGTTTTTTACTTTTGAATAACGTGTTCCTGGATGATCAGTATCAACTGTTGGGAATTTGTTGGTGAAGATGAGTTCTCATGTTTTGATACTAAATCAGACCACCTTCTAGTCTCAATGACCTCTCTCATCTCACTTGGAAAATGTACCTGATTTGTTGCAGTGATCCTCATATTGTTAAAACCCACTCTTTAATGGGATCCTTCGATCCTCTACATGCAACGCTCAGTAATAATCTCAGGTGAAAAATGAACGAATGCTCAATCTTATCTTTATTTTCAGCGATACGAAGCGCACAATGCAATTTCACCTGCACAGCATGAACTGTTAAATCGAATGGCAACACAGAAGAAAGGATCAGATGCAATTATCTAACAAAGAACAACACACGCATGGCAACATCTGGTATCCATGCCATTTTGTGGAGAAAAACACACCCATCACCCCCAGCTCATTCAGTGCCATGTACTGATGTACAGACTCACAGCGGAAGACATTTCCAAAGGGTTTAACCTGCTCATCGGGAGCACGCAGTCCACATTCTTTTTGCAGATGCAGAAGCATTGCTTAACTTCATACAATGAACAATCTAAGTTCTAAGACCTACCATCAGTAACTCCTAGCTCAACTAGAACATTGGCAGCAAGAGTCATCGTTTTCTCTTGCCATGAGTCTTTGACTTGTTCTCAAGGTCATTTCCTGGTGGCGCCTTAAGAGACTTGGATGCAACTGCTGAGCTCCACAGCGCTCTCTCAACATCAGAAGTAGTGAAAACTTCTTCTCCTGAGCTCAATTCCTACCAGAGaaacaaaaaatatgaaataaatgtCAATCAAGCACCGCATGTGTTCATCTTCAGACTTCAGCTAACAGTCCAAATGTTCAACAATCTATAATTTTGATATGGAATTTGCAGTTTACTCGGTGTTATTCTAGCAATGCGGACGTTACATGCTTgcattttgcaaatataaaagcaTAACGTTCAAGTACTAATCAGCTTATCAGTATATTACCCTATTGTTGCAGCTGCTGTCTGGAATAAAAAGGCAAGCAGCTGAAAATTTGGCATACGATTTTTGTAATGCATACTCTGTAAATTTATGAGCCTGGCATCCTTGAGCCTATTGGACGTTATGATTTAGAGAAGCATCAGCAAACAAGAAAAAGGTGTTATCTTTCTGCACTAGTTCTTGAACAGTACTATAACAAAAAATATGTGGTGGTATGTTCTATTTCAATTTCAAATGTCAGCTAAGATCAATTCTTCTAAAATGACTCCACACAACCAGCTACCTTTTGAAGTCCCTTTCAGTTTATCTGCATTAAATCAACCACATATTTGAAGTGTATCAACTAGAAATCTCCACACAAGGGAATACACcgtatttttttcccctttgtcTGAACTCAAGTGATAGTCACCGCAAAACAATCCTAAAGCATTAACTAGGTTCAGACTTGCAGCTGCCTAGCAAACCGAAGGCTTATTATACAGACACTTCGATCAGCACAATCAGGAAAAACAAATGCTATCTTAACAACAGTTTATCACACATCACAAATGCAGAAGCAATACCTTCGATTTAGTTTGCAACTTTTCAGCAAAAGCAAGATACTGCTTCAGagtgtactcctttgcattgcCTAAGGCTGCCACCATAGCCTAAACACAGTCCATCCATGTTTACAACATCAAAGATGCATTCATCTCACCTGGAAATGCAGAACTGCCAAAACAAAATTCACAAACTCACCTCATCAGACATGAACGGTGCAACATCAGGCGCGTAGGCAGCGAGAACAGCGGATGCCGTGGCAGGGCCAACGCCCTTCAGCACGGTGAGCTCGGTGATGGCCTTGCGGAGGTCAGGCAGCGCTGCGAACGCCTTGCACGATGCTGATTCTACCACTGCATCCTCCAAGCCCTTGACGAAATCCATCAGTCTCGGCCTGCACAAAAGAACAGAGCAACAATATGATTATTTTTTCCCCCAACGAGTTTGATAATAACAGGGTAGTGTAGGAGTATCATCAACTAACCAACTAGGGTAATGATTGATTTGCCAAGAAAACGAGTCCCTAAATCAATGGATCAAATCAGTCCAAGCACCCTTAAGATACTAGCATCATCCAATTGATCCACACATTTCGGCACGATTTCTAGGGAGATTTGAGCGAGAAATACTACTACAACATCACACGCCCCTGGGAACCAGAAGTTCAAGTGCTCTAAAGAGGAACAGGAAAGAAAATCTAAGAGCGGGATGAGACGACCTCCACTTGCCGCGGGAGAGCTTCCATTGGAGGAGGCGCACCAGCTCGGGCTTGGCGAGGAAGGGCTCCGGgtcgcggcggcgcaggagaTCGGGGAGGTCGCGGCGGTAGAAGGAGTCGACCTCGACGAGGTCGGGCTTGCCCAGGGCCGCGAGCCGGCGGTCGTACGCCGCCAGCGCCGCTCGCCactccgccgcgtcgccgctcgCGAAGTCCACCGTCTCGGCCATCGTCGttaccggaggcggcggcgcggtggaagAGGTCACTTCGGCGCCTCAAGAGCCAGGAATTTCAAAcagactagtatctacccatgtaTTAATATCTCTCGATAAATACAACTTCGGCACATATCATTGGATATCTACTCTATTATATTATCATCGGTCGATTGGATTGATTGTTCAAGTTCTTCtattgtctttatatcattatttatctGAGCGTTAGAATTTACCTCGGACATATAGCCAATTGTTCAAGACCATATCAAATCGGCTTATTGGCTGATCGGTTCTTTTATCATCAATTTATCTATCTTGTCAGTTATAGTATCAAACTGACTGACACGTACAAACCTGATATTTTAGGACTTGCACTGGAGCAAAGCACGTATAGATGATGTCAGCACAAGCCCATCTATAGATAGATGTTtgttcctccttttttttgcaAGCGTCCTGTGCGTTATATTCTTATTAGACACTCTTTAGGCCCATTCGTGAATGATCCTATGTAAATGTAAGCTTCTCTATTGCCTTTATGCGTACAAAAAGATTATTCCGTATAAGCCTTTTCTAGTCTTATTTCGATACCTTAGTTATCTTCTAGAGTTAGGTATAATTATGATAAATAATTATTTCTAAAGTGTGAATGATATTGTCCAttcaaatatactccctccgtaaaaaaaaaaagacaaactctaggtttccgtgtccaacatttgaccgtccgtcttatttgaaaaaaatatgaaaaaaattaaaaagacaagtcacgcataaagtattaatcatgttttatcatctaacaacaatgaaaatactaattataaaaaaattcatataagacagacagtcaaacgttggacacggaaacccagggtttgtcattttttgggacagagggagtttGATCCAAATGACTACAATTATTCTAAACCACAACAAAAATAATGATGTTGgcataatatatatttaatgtggatgttttttattttaccaattttcGTTTTTCGTGTGCTGGAACACATCAATTTCTCCCAGTGGCAACGCACGAACACCTACCTAGtgtaaaaaagaagagagaatctACTATATGCTACTGAGTTTGTCTCAGTTCAACGATTTGCTACTGATAATGTCTCTTTGTGCAATATACCGATGGGACACTGAGGAGAGTACAAAGTTCAAGAAGATTGCAATATATCGATGGGACACTGAGGAGAGTACAAAGTTCAAGAAGATTATTTGAGCCAGTGAACATATCATTATGATCATGATGGTGAGCAGCGTAGTGGATATATGTCCCACGCCATAAAAGAACTAGTGTGCTTCTTGGAGGAGCAACTCCAGCAACCCCAAAACACCTCAGACCACGTATCCACCCAGACATATCTACGTAAGTTCGATAAGCATATCAGTCATGGTAACTAATTATTTTAGTAAACAACAACATTGAACAAACTCTCCAGATTAACTCGGAATAAAACCATAAAAAAGTGGGAACAAACTCTCCAACAAACATTAACCTGTAGGACAGAGGCTTGACATAAGACATCGGGACATAGATGATAAACATTAACCTAAAGGCAAGGATCATCGATGTGATGCTCGCCACGTGAACTACAATCTTCACCCTCTTGATCTCCATGGTTTTGGGTTGCTCGTCATCGCCAATTTGAACCACCATACTTATTTTCTCTAATATCTATTTTGTCATATATAAGTCAACTTAAACGCATACCACCTATACACGATTCTTGGTAGATGAGCACTACGCGACCATCCGCAGTAGCTAGTAGCGCCTCCTTTATCTCACTCTCTCCCGCACCGTCGTTGCAACAGTGCCTAAGAGCGAAGTCCACGACAGGCAATACCCCACATGCCCCCCTACGCTCATAAAACAAAGGGTACCTTATAGAAATAGTTGATCTCCATGGTTGTGGGTTGCTCGTCGTCACCAATGGAGCTTAAGCTAAAGTGGAGGGGAAACCTATAGAAATAAACAtcaatatttgaataaattgatcaaacatttaaaattttaggATGAGATAATCAATTTACCATTTATTTTGGTTAATTACAACACTTTGAGCTAACATATATCACTTGAAAGAAAATAGATAACAGGATGACAAAAACGAATCATCCACAATAAGAATTAACAGATATCACACCTGAAAATAAACTTACactaataaatataaaaagggtttgttggaaccatgctaaatttgagatatgccacccgcatctcaatgacatgtaggacccacgagtcaatgacatgtgggtcagggtggcatatcacaaattttgcaaaatttgtgtggcatggttcaaattgtcCCATATAAAAAATGCATTATCATTTGCAGCGTAAGGAAATCAAACTTAATATGAAATGCATTCCTCAGCACGAGACGGTAGATGTGTACATAGTGCTAACACAATCAGATGTAGAGTACATATATCATCCTAATCCTCAAGACGAAAAATACGTGTAGTTTTATAGATCCTCCTACTTCTCGGCACGAGGAAATCGGCATCGAAGATCCATAGCATGCCTAGTGCCTTGACAATGCTACGATCGTGTTGTCTAGCAAGTAGGGCAGTACCCAAGGCTGCAATTAGCCCTACCTCACGTGCAGCACATGAGTACCTGCATGAACATAAATATAAGTTAATCAAATTAGGGGGCGTTTGAGAGGGAAGTGAGTTGAAAGACCTCATTTACATGGCAAGCATTAAGGCCCATATAAATAAAACATTAATTAACTCTATCCATTTCCAAGATATAGTTAGTTTTATAAATAATTTCTGACACTATTCCAAAGCCAAGTACACTCATCCACTGTTGTTTAAAAATGTATTTGTTGTACTACAATGATGAggaaagtagtaacattttcaacccaagacaaatttattatgaaaatatattcaattattgatgtgatgaaactaatttagtattataaatattactatatttgcctataaacttagtcaagaCATATCCGTAAGGTCGGTAAGGATACCAGTCATGGTAACTAATTATTTTAGTAAACAAAAACACTGAACAACAAACTCTCTAGATTAACTTGAACAAAACCACGAAAAAGTGGGAACAAACTCTCCAATGAACACTAACTTGTAGGACATAGGCTTGACATAAGACGTCGGGATATAATGATAAACACCCTGATGACGAGGATCATCGAGCACATCCTCGCCACGTGAACGACAATCTTCACCCTCTTGATCTCCATGGTTTTGGGTTGCTCGTCGTCGCAATTCGAACCATCAAATCTCACTTTCTCTAATCTCGTCATATATAAGTCAGCCAAAGCGCCTACCACCTACGCACTAGATAAGCATAGCGCGACCAACCGTGGCTAATAACACCTACTTTCTCTAATCTCGCCATATATAAGTCAGCCTAAGCGCCTACCACCTATGCAGACAAGCATAGTGCGACCAACCGTGGCTAATAGCGCCTCTTCTATCTTGCCCTCTCTTAACTAGACAAGCACAACGCGACCAACCGTGGCTAGTAGCACCTCCTCTATCTTGCCATCTCCGCACCGTCGTTGCAATGTTGCAACGGAGCGAAGCCCACAAGGGGCCAATGGGGGCACATGCCTTTCTATGCTAATAGAACAAAGGGTACCTTATATAAATAGTTGATCTCCATGGTTGTGGGTTGCTCGTCGTTACCAATGGAGCTTAAGCTAAAATGGAGGAGGAACCTATGGAAATAAAcattaatatttaaataaattgatcaaacatttaaaatattaggaTGAGATAACTAATTTACCATTTATTTTGGTTAATTACAACACTTTGAGCTAACAAATATCACTTGAAAGAAAATAGATAATAGgataacaaaaataaatccaaaataaTAATTAACAGATATGACACCTGAAAATAAACTTAcacaaataaatataaaaaatatattatcattTGCAGTATAAGGATATCAAACTTAATATGAAATGCAATCCTTAGCACGAGACGTAGATGTGTACATAGTCCTAACACAATCAGATGTAGAGTACATATACCATCCTAATCCTCAACACGAgaaatatgtgtatatataataCTGCGTATAGTTTTATAGATCATACTTCTTGGCACGAGGAAATCAGGATCCGAGGATCCATAACGTGCTAGTGCCTTGACAACGCTAAGAACTCCAACAAACACCGCTAGCACAGATCCAACTAGGAACCGTGTGCACTCAACCACGCTGATGCAAAGATCATGCTGTCTACCAAGCAGGGTAGCGCTCAAGCTGCAATTCACCCTACCTCACGTGTAACACATGAGCACCTACATGAACATAGATATAACTTTTACTCTATATAACTTAATCAAATTAGGGGGCGTTTGAGGGGAAGTGAGTTGTAAGACCTCATTTGCATGGCCAGCATTGAGGCCCATATAAACAAAACATTAATTAACTCTATCCATTTCCAAAATATAGTCAGTTTTATAAATAATTTCCATGACACTATTCCAAAGCCAAGTACCATCATCCACTGtttgtttaaaaatatatttgctcGTACTACATAACGAGGAAAGTAGAAAAAATGTTAGTAGTGCTTTACTACTCCATTCATTGCCCAGCTTATTTTGGTCCATCATTGGGGAGGGATCTTTCATTGCACGGCTTATTTTGGTCCATCATTGATTGGGGAGGGATCTGAGGAAAAGACATTGAAAGTATTTCATTTTATTCTCAATTTTTTCTAAACAAACTATTAATACTTGTACTTTGAAACTGAGAGAGTAGAATTTATTGATTATCGTCATGCTCTATGCATATTAATCATGAGATTATAAAGTATAAGGAGATTATTTGAGCCAGTGAACATATCATATTGATCATAACCATCATGATGTGCAGGGTAGTGGATATGTGTCTCACGACACAAAAGAACTGGTGTGCTGATTGGAGGAGCAACTGCAGGAACCCAAAGCACCTCAAACCACATATCCACCGAGACATCTCCGTAAGAGCAACTCCAGCAACCCCAAAGCACCGCAAACCACATATTCACCAAGACATATCTCCGTAAGGTCGGTAAGCATATCCACCAAGACATACCTACGCACGATTCTTTGTAGACGAGCACATCGCAACCAACCGCGAATAGTAGCGCATTTTCTATCTTGCCCTCTCCGCACCGTCAATGCAATGATGCAACGGAGCGAAGCCCACAAGGGGCAATGGGGGGCACATGCCCCTTAAGCTCATAGAACAAAGGGTACCTTATAGAAGAAATAGATGATCTCCATGGTTATGGGTTGCTCATCGTCACTAATAGAGCTTAAGCTAAAGTGGAGGGGGAACCTACAGAAATAAACATCAATATTTGAAGAAATCGAtcaaacatttaaaatattaggaTGAGATAAGCAATTTACCAATTATTTTGGTTAATTACAACACTTTGAGTTAACAGATATCACTTGAAAGAAAATAGGTAACATGATGACAAAAGTGAATCATCCAAAATAAGAATTAACAGATATCACACCTGAAAATAAACTTACactaataaatataaaaaatgcatTATCATTTGCAGTGTAAGATATCAAACTTAGTATGAAATGTAATCCTCAGCACGAGACGTAGATGTGTACATTGTACTAACACAATCAGATGTAGACGTGCACATTACAGTACGACTGTGTACATATACCATCCTAATCCTCAACATGAGAAATACGTGTGTATATATAGTACTATGTATAGTTCTATAAATCCTCCTACTACTTGTCACGAGGAAATCGGGATCAGAGGATCCATAACATGTCTAGTGCCTTGACAACGCTAAGAACTCCAACAAACCCCGCTAGCACAGATCCAACATGATATAAAGGGCATTAAGTGGAAATCCTCTATGTTTAACTTTGAAATCAACTAGTTCTTGAGAGGATTTACAACATGTAGTTGAATAAATTTGGAATTCTTATAATGAAAAGGGTTCTAGTATTGACAAATGCGTTGGAGAAtgcaaatgataggaaaaaggCTAAAAGGATAGAACAtgaactgagatggtgaatacAAATGGAAAAAAAGGTGGCAAATGAAGTATTCATATCAAGATTCGGATAGAGATGAGCCAAGAGAAGTTTGGAGTGGAGGGACTGAAGTTTTTGTGTGCTCCTCTTTTTGGCCTGATGCCGATGGATGCAGGTTTTCTGCCCTAGCTTATTTGTAGTTTTTTTGGTAGTCGATTTGGTCACACCTGAACCAACGAGAATTAGGCCAAcaccttttattttctttcttgaaCTTAATTTCTCTTAATACAATGATGCATAATTCTTTGCCGTATTCCCTGAAAATACTTTCACTGAACTAAAGTATATAAGAAGGAGAAATAGTGATCAAGCTAATAAATGAAACATggtgtaataaaaaaaaccataaaCAAACATGTGAGATTGTGATAAAAAGCAATTGTAACTATATAGCAGCTCATCCCTCATGCGGAGAGAGAGATAATGGGGAGAGGGGTGTTTATAATAAGGATGAGTATGCATTCATGATAATCTTAACAACACTAAACAACCTTGACTAACCTGGCCAACAGTTCTTGTGTGCACAATCCAGAGGAAGGCACTAAATCACTACATGCCAATCGATAGAAGAGACAAATACTTGGATGAGCCCCTACAATATGTCCACAGGCAAAAAAAGTTGACAGACTTGCTTAGGAGCACACCAAAAGCCAGATCAAGTAAATACAATCACCAAACATCTAttttgttttgtattttttatacAACCCCCTAATGGGAATAAACTAAGCATGTTCTTATTGATTTAGTTGATTGACATGGATGAGCCATTGAAATATTtgttaaatataaattactttccattaaaatataataacaaaaACAAGGAAGAAGGTTTCCGCATGTAAAAGTACTAAAAAGATAATTCAATATGTATTCAAACTTTAGTAGTACCTCAAGAAACATTTCATCGAGCAGTTCTTGAGCACCAAAAACCTCTAATGCGTTCCTCCTCTTCCTTGTTCTCTTTGTATCCTTCTATTCTCTAGCCATGGCAGCAGTACACGGCATCACATACATCATGAGGTCAGCACAGAGCAGAAGCAAATCAACAACAAATCAAAAAGAGCAATGCGGAGGCAGTAACAtaatagcagcagcaacaacaacaacaaggaTACAAAGAGAACAAGGAAGAGGAGGAACGCATTAGTGGTTTTTGGTGCTGCAGCGGAACAGCAAATCGTCCCTACCAAGCAAAGCAAGAGCATTGAACTCATTTTTTTTAGCAGACGGTAGGAGCAACCGCATAGGAGTTGGCAAGGGATGTGAAGACCTGAAAAAATTTCAAAGCCTTGGTAAATCAGTTACTTACAACAACTGTCAGGCGACTCAAGCTCGTGCTGCCAACCGTTGTTGCTACCATCTCTCCCCCTTTGTCCGCAGGAAACCGCCACTATTGCCGCTACCATCTCTCCCCTTTGTCCACAAGAAACCATCGCTATCCCCATCCTTTGCATCTGTAGTGATACATGGATGGGGATAAACGGAAGACAATGGATCATTTTATAAGAtttcatctcttcctcctcttatGGTGACGACGTTGCGGCCTGCTACCTAGTCCCGCTTTGCTCGCCCTAGGGTCACACTCGGCCCTCAACCCATGCTCACTGCGTTCCTTATGGCGAAGATGCGGAGTCGAGGACGACGACAGATCGACAGCACCGACAGCGGTGGGCAGGCGGCGATGTCGAGCGGAGTTGATGTGTAGCGGCCACAGCGCACTGTGTTGAGGGGAGGTGGCGACATGGGACAAGGTGACGGTGCTGGGCTAAGGCGCACGGTGGCAGGCCTGTTGGTGAGCCGGCGACGGCATTGGATGAGGGATGGCAGTGGCGATGAGCCACATGGGAAGGAAGAGGGGTGGTTCAAGGCGGCGACGAAGTGGAGGCGTGGGGTGCTCAAAGCAAGGAGGTTGTCCATTGGTTTCACTAATCCTACTACTAATCCATCTGCTAATCCAACTCACAATGTAGGTCGTTAGATGAGAGGATCCAACGGTTAGGAATGATCTGGGTATATTTTGTTAattcgttttgactttttccgTAGCCAAACTTAACCAAGTTTTTTGATAacatatttgttttgtatttaaAATGCTATGCTAACTTGATTAAATAAAGTTTGATtagtcaaaacaacttataatatgaaacagagagtATATGCCTACTAATTACTAATTGACTTACTATACTAGTAATATGaacgtgctaacgctacggtgaTATTTCATAAAACAATGGTGATAGACAGAAAAATAGAATCATGTTGAGAATCAAACAACTAATTATACTTGTTGCTCAAAGTATATTGATTTAAAACCCATTGCATGATCAGTTTCACTTGAGCAATCAAAGCGTAAGGattctttgaaaaataaaatcaaccACATACAACAGTAGTGGGAGACCATAGTTTACAGGGTCAATAATcatgttttctccttttctagCCTCCAAAGATAGGAACATTGATTCAATTGTTTTtaaaagagtaaaatacacggccggtccttaaacttgtagggatGTGTTATCTAGGTCCTCAAAATACAAATCCAGGTCctagaacttgtcaaagtgtgtCATGTAGGTCCCAAATCGTCACAGCTCCTCCAGGATCTTACATGGCACTGATGTGGCAATGACACACAGACATGACATGGCATAATATTGAATGACAAATGAGACCcacttaaaaaattttcatttcccttttttattctcttttttttcctttcttctccttttcttgcTCTCACTGCAGCTATAGGCCACCGCTACACGGGTTGCTCAGGTCacagagaaaagagaagagaataaaagaaaaaaaaagagaagaagaaaagaaaaaaaaggaaaaggaaaatttttaaatgcCACGTCACGTTCGTGTGGCacgccacatcagcgccacgtaggatttTGGAGGAGTTGTTGCGATTTGGGACCTATATGGcacactttgacaagttctgggAGTTGGATctacattttgagagtttagggacttAGATGACACACctctacaagtttaaggaccgcctgtgcactttactctttttCTAAACTCCCAAGTTACTTTAGAAAGGTTGATTTTGAAGATCATCTGATTTCTAACCAACATTTTTTAAGATGTTGGAGAGGTGGTTGAAAACCAAAGACATAAAAATTACATGATTTGGTACAAGACAATCACTTGTTAAGCATCCAAACTACCCTTCATCATGCTCAGAAGTAAAAGAGAGCTGAAACTCACAGATTCAGAAGTTTGGATCACTGAAGGCTGCAACATGGACTGTTCACTTCAGAAAAGAGTCGACACTTCAAATTTATCTACACTGATCACACAACCTAATAGATTCACCAGACACCAATCTAATGACatatattttgacaaaataTGTAGCAGAGAAAGTACTAATCATTCATAAATTACACCATGAACGTTGCTTACCACGTAGAGCAACAATCGACAGAAAGCCAAGCTTGCACTGTTGTTTCCAGCTTCCTATAGATTTTCCTGCAAAACTATAAAACTGGTGAATTTCAACACCAAACATGGCCAATGATATTTAATCATGAAAAATCGGTATAAATCTaacggcctcatcttttcgcttatgcttattagccagaatttaaattttcaaccttaaatttggagttgattttgggttttttttcaccgtagtttattttttagcctttgcttttagatcgttaagaacacgtacataaaattttattcacaaattatttttcgtttgcaaataagCCATTTGGCTTATTCCTCaaataag
Coding sequences:
- the LOC4333982 gene encoding uncharacterized protein isoform X2, translating into MAETVDFASGDAAEWRAALAAYDRRLAALGKPDLVEVDSFYRRDLPDLLRRRDPEPFLAKPELVRLLQWKLSRGKWRPRLMDFVKGLEDAVVESASCKAFAALPDLRKAITELTVLKGVGPATASAVLAAYAPDVAPFMSDEAMVAALGNAKEYTLKQYLAFAEKLQTKSKELSSGEEVFTTSDVERALWSSAVASKSLKAPPGNDLENKSKTHGKRKR
- the LOC4333982 gene encoding uncharacterized protein isoform X1, whose amino-acid sequence is MAETVDFASGDAAEWRAALAAYDRRLAALGKPDLVEVDSFYRRDLPDLLRRRDPEPFLAKPELVRLLQWKLSRGKWRDSFSWQINHYPSWPRLMDFVKGLEDAVVESASCKAFAALPDLRKAITELTVLKGVGPATASAVLAAYAPDVAPFMSDEAMVAALGNAKEYTLKQYLAFAEKLQTKSKELSSGEEVFTTSDVERALWSSAVASKSLKAPPGNDLENKSKTHGKRKR